A region from the Paenibacillus humicola genome encodes:
- a CDS encoding carbohydrate ABC transporter permease: MTSSWKSKLTSSLFVLPYLACFAVFLLYPIVYGIVLSLQKYDMLQTHQFVGFKNYVDLFTPGTYSHDQFVRGLLGTVKFVVYSVPVLIVVGLAMALLVNALPSRGRGLFRTVYFLPYAVSATVMATIWIRVFDTDTGFINLLFDKLHIHRQQHIGWFTDTPWVWIALVLSTVWWTIGFNMMLFINGLNEVPEEMYEAATLDGANAWQKLMHITLPSIKNVSSLVVIMTVIASFNVFAQPNLMTRGGPGSETTVLIMNIFDVAYGQHQGGAASAMALMLGVIMIVVSVVLNRLLFRKEG; the protein is encoded by the coding sequence ATGACAAGCAGCTGGAAATCAAAGCTGACGTCCAGTTTGTTCGTGCTTCCCTATTTGGCGTGTTTTGCCGTCTTTCTGCTGTATCCGATCGTTTACGGGATCGTGCTGAGCCTCCAGAAATACGACATGCTCCAGACGCATCAGTTCGTCGGGTTCAAAAACTACGTCGACCTGTTTACGCCGGGCACTTACAGCCACGACCAGTTCGTGCGGGGCCTGCTCGGCACGGTCAAATTCGTCGTCTATTCGGTCCCCGTCCTGATCGTCGTCGGACTGGCCATGGCACTTCTCGTGAATGCCCTTCCGTCCAGGGGCAGAGGGCTGTTCCGGACGGTCTATTTTCTTCCTTATGCCGTATCGGCGACCGTTATGGCAACCATCTGGATCCGGGTATTCGATACCGACACCGGCTTTATCAATCTTCTTTTCGACAAGCTGCACATCCACCGGCAGCAGCATATCGGCTGGTTTACCGATACGCCGTGGGTTTGGATCGCGCTTGTGCTTTCCACGGTATGGTGGACCATCGGCTTCAATATGATGCTGTTCATCAACGGGCTTAACGAAGTGCCGGAGGAAATGTACGAAGCGGCGACGCTCGACGGCGCCAATGCCTGGCAGAAGCTGATGCATATTACGCTGCCTTCCATCAAAAACGTGAGCTCGCTCGTCGTGATCATGACGGTTATCGCTTCCTTCAACGTGTTCGCTCAGCCGAACCTGATGACCAGAGGCGGGCCCGGCAGCGAAACGACGGTGCTCATCATGAACATTTTCGACGTTGCCTACGGGCAGCATCAAGGCGGGGCCGCCTCCGCGATGGCGCTGATGCTCGGCGTCATTATGATCGTCGTTTCGGTCGTGCTGAACCGGCTTCTGTTCCGAAAGGAGGGTTGA
- a CDS encoding carbohydrate ABC transporter permease → MTPKVKKTLLVLLAVVVGLIFIVPILWMLSISLKSDTEAFLPSISLIPADPTFANYTEAFVGGSLDVPIVRWIGNSLLSATAGTVLVLVVDALAAYAFARLDVPFKKVLLPLVLSTLMIPPITFFVPQYILFQELGMIGSFGALILPYSAGAFGVFLLYQFYRGFPKEVEEAAYMDGANKWVIFISVLLPSAKSITWTLAVLTFMNIFNDYIWPYYASGGDNAMFTLTAGIAVMTQGSFTNAPNKLMALSTIATVPVLIVFLLAQKSIVRGITHSGIK, encoded by the coding sequence GTGACGCCCAAAGTGAAAAAAACGCTGCTCGTCCTGCTGGCGGTCGTCGTCGGCCTTATTTTTATCGTTCCCATTCTCTGGATGCTGTCGATTTCGCTGAAATCGGATACCGAGGCGTTCCTGCCCTCGATCAGCCTCATTCCGGCCGATCCGACCTTCGCCAATTATACGGAGGCGTTTGTCGGCGGCAGTCTGGACGTGCCGATTGTCCGGTGGATCGGCAATTCCCTGCTTTCGGCGACGGCCGGCACGGTGCTGGTGCTCGTCGTGGACGCGCTCGCGGCCTATGCGTTCGCGCGGCTTGACGTGCCGTTCAAGAAGGTGCTCCTTCCGCTTGTGCTCAGCACGCTCATGATTCCGCCGATCACGTTTTTCGTTCCGCAATATATTTTGTTCCAAGAGCTCGGTATGATCGGCTCGTTCGGCGCGCTCATTCTGCCTTACTCGGCGGGAGCGTTCGGCGTATTTCTGCTGTACCAGTTTTACCGCGGCTTTCCGAAAGAAGTCGAGGAAGCGGCTTACATGGACGGCGCCAACAAATGGGTCATCTTCATCTCGGTGCTGCTGCCTTCCGCCAAATCGATCACGTGGACGCTGGCCGTCCTCACGTTCATGAACATTTTCAACGACTATATTTGGCCGTATTACGCCTCGGGCGGCGACAACGCGATGTTCACGCTGACCGCGGGCATTGCGGTCATGACCCAGGGCAGCTTCACCAATGCGCCGAACAAGCTGATGGCGCTCTCGACCATCGCGACGGTCCCGGTGCTGATCGTCTTCCTGCTGGCGCAAAAATCGATCGTCCGCGGCATTACGCATTCGGGCATCAAGTAA
- a CDS encoding glycoside hydrolase family 2 protein codes for MIRRSEYPRPQFVRKEWQNLNGTWQFDFDDANAGVKERWFDTDRKLGRTIEVPFAYQTPLSGIHDASFHDWVWYKRDFQVDPAFKGKRVLLHFGAVDYRAWVYVNGAYVGTHEGGHTPFSFDITEHLTWENEQVAVRVEDPSTDETIPRGKQYWIEEPGAIWYTRTTGIWQTVWLEAVHEIRFESVRFVPDLDNGNVVAEFNLPPEAAGAEIGIDISFRGQPVVSDRIAVHEQYVKRAFDLLNLHIFRTGFHHGGWTWSPEHPNLFDVSITLQHNGKTTDEAGSYFGLRKVHIENGMVYLNNKPYYQRLVLDQGYWPEGLLTAPSDDALKRDIELAKELGFNGCRKHQKVEDPRFLYWADKLGFLVWGECPSAPSYHPNAVARLTREWIEIVERDVNHPCIVAWVPLNESWGIPMVRGSKQQQHHSLAMYSLIHSLDPTRLVVSNDGWEITTSDICAVHNYNHGQPDETAKYEAFKESISTRERILQSQPALRDIYASGFAHRGEPILLTEFGGIAYKVGSDKGWGYTTVGSAEEFIREYRRVLEAVYASKAIHGFCYTQLTDVEQEVNGLLTYDRKPKCDPEAIRQIHSMWHSPIVSQ; via the coding sequence ATGATACGCCGCAGCGAATATCCGAGACCGCAGTTCGTCCGGAAAGAGTGGCAGAACCTGAACGGCACGTGGCAGTTCGATTTTGACGATGCGAACGCCGGAGTGAAGGAACGCTGGTTCGACACGGACCGGAAGCTGGGACGCACGATCGAGGTCCCGTTCGCCTACCAGACCCCGCTAAGCGGCATTCACGACGCTTCGTTCCATGACTGGGTCTGGTACAAGCGCGATTTTCAGGTTGATCCGGCGTTTAAAGGCAAGCGGGTGCTGCTTCATTTCGGCGCCGTCGATTACCGGGCCTGGGTCTATGTGAACGGCGCGTATGTCGGCACGCACGAAGGCGGGCACACGCCCTTCTCCTTCGATATTACGGAGCATCTGACCTGGGAAAACGAGCAGGTTGCCGTGCGCGTGGAGGATCCGTCGACCGACGAAACGATTCCGCGGGGCAAGCAGTATTGGATCGAGGAGCCGGGGGCGATCTGGTATACCCGCACGACCGGCATCTGGCAGACGGTATGGCTGGAGGCTGTGCACGAGATTCGTTTCGAAAGCGTAAGGTTTGTGCCGGATTTGGACAACGGGAACGTCGTGGCCGAATTTAATCTGCCGCCCGAAGCGGCGGGAGCGGAAATCGGCATCGACATTTCATTCCGGGGGCAGCCGGTCGTGTCCGACAGAATCGCCGTGCACGAGCAGTACGTGAAGCGGGCGTTCGATTTGCTGAACCTCCATATTTTCCGCACGGGATTTCATCACGGCGGCTGGACGTGGTCGCCCGAGCATCCGAATTTGTTCGATGTCTCGATCACGCTGCAGCATAACGGCAAGACCACCGACGAGGCCGGTTCGTATTTCGGGCTGCGCAAGGTGCATATCGAGAACGGCATGGTTTATTTGAACAACAAGCCTTATTATCAGAGGCTCGTGCTCGATCAGGGCTATTGGCCGGAAGGGCTGCTGACGGCGCCGAGCGACGACGCGCTGAAGCGCGATATCGAGCTCGCGAAGGAGCTCGGCTTCAACGGCTGCCGCAAGCACCAGAAGGTCGAGGACCCGCGTTTCCTGTACTGGGCGGACAAGCTCGGCTTCCTTGTCTGGGGCGAATGCCCATCCGCTCCGTCGTACCACCCGAATGCGGTGGCGCGGCTGACAAGGGAATGGATCGAAATCGTGGAGCGGGACGTTAACCATCCGTGTATCGTGGCCTGGGTGCCGCTGAACGAAAGCTGGGGCATCCCGATGGTGCGCGGCAGCAAGCAGCAGCAGCATCACAGCCTGGCGATGTACAGCCTGATCCATTCGCTCGATCCGACCCGCCTCGTCGTGTCGAACGACGGCTGGGAAATCACGACCTCGGATATTTGCGCCGTTCACAATTACAATCACGGTCAGCCGGACGAGACGGCCAAATACGAAGCGTTCAAGGAGTCCATTTCCACCAGGGAGCGGATTTTGCAGTCGCAGCCCGCTCTGCGCGATATCTATGCGAGCGGCTTCGCCCACCGGGGAGAGCCGATCCTGCTGACGGAATTCGGCGGCATCGCGTACAAGGTCGGCTCGGACAAAGGCTGGGGGTATACGACGGTCGGCAGCGCGGAGGAGTTCATCCGCGAATACCGCCGGGTGCTTGAGGCGGTGTACGCTTCGAAAGCGATCCACGGATTTTGCTATACCCAGCTGACGGACGTGGAGCAGGAAGTAAACGGCCTCTTGACATACGACCGCAAGCCGAAATGCGATCCGGAAGCGATCAGGCAGATCCATTCCATGTGGCATTCCCCAATCGTTTCTCAATAA
- a CDS encoding glycoside hydrolase family 43 protein has protein sequence MEKGFRSIKTCRLDDIPMRDPFVYASAEEETYYLFGTTFADGCGDKDPIFEVYASGDLESWEGPYAAFQPPKGFWGVRHYWAPEVFRIDGRYYMFASFKGGIGENRGTGILAADHPAGPYLPHSDGPVTIAGSECLDGTFYEDEDGQRWIVFCHEWTELYEGKIKALRLTSDLKRSFGEPVDILNARDMPWIRLFGDPRIEKTGYLTDAPFMYKTRSGELLMLWSSYSVPGYGDSGLGGYTVAVARSKSGRIEGPWMHDAGLFMDRNAGHSSLFRDFAGQLRISTHYPDTPHGKERPLFLKVEETETGLKLID, from the coding sequence ATGGAAAAAGGGTTTCGCTCGATTAAAACGTGCCGCCTGGACGATATTCCGATGAGAGACCCGTTCGTTTACGCGAGCGCCGAGGAAGAGACCTATTATTTGTTCGGCACGACGTTTGCGGATGGCTGCGGGGATAAAGACCCGATCTTCGAAGTTTATGCCAGCGGAGATCTGGAGAGCTGGGAAGGGCCGTATGCCGCGTTCCAGCCGCCGAAGGGCTTCTGGGGCGTTCGGCATTATTGGGCGCCCGAGGTATTCCGGATCGACGGACGTTATTATATGTTCGCTTCCTTCAAAGGCGGCATCGGCGAGAACCGCGGAACCGGCATTCTGGCAGCGGACCATCCCGCCGGTCCGTACCTGCCGCACAGCGACGGTCCGGTGACGATCGCGGGCAGCGAGTGCCTGGACGGCACGTTCTACGAGGACGAGGACGGGCAGCGCTGGATCGTATTCTGCCATGAATGGACCGAGCTGTACGAGGGGAAAATCAAAGCGCTTCGGCTGACGAGCGACTTGAAGCGCTCCTTCGGGGAGCCGGTGGACATTTTGAACGCCAGGGATATGCCGTGGATCCGGCTGTTCGGCGACCCCCGAATCGAGAAAACGGGGTATTTGACGGATGCGCCGTTCATGTACAAAACGCGCAGCGGCGAGCTGCTCATGCTTTGGTCGAGCTATTCGGTGCCGGGCTACGGCGATTCGGGACTCGGCGGGTATACGGTGGCCGTCGCGCGTTCGAAGAGCGGGCGGATCGAAGGACCGTGGATGCACGACGCCGGGCTGTTCATGGACCGCAACGCAGGCCACTCCAGCTTGTTCCGCGATTTCGCGGGGCAGCTCCGGATCTCGACCCACTACCCGGATACGCCGCACGGGAAAGAGCGGCCGCTCTTTCTGAAAGTGGAAGAAACGGAGACGGGTCTGAAGCTGATCGATTAA
- a CDS encoding ABC transporter substrate-binding protein yields the protein MAALKRVHLLSVSAVLALSAALAGCGSSGNSGNAANSGAPSDSAAPAADASAGKKTELVFWSPFSGPDGPFMKSIVDAYNKQSDKYEVKFQIQPNGDYYKLLDNAFSTKKNMPDFMIMHVDNIPTYTSKNLLQPVDDVAAKAGIQKSDFVEAPVNYETINGKWMGIPLDIHPLIMYYNKDLFKAAGIDHPPATMQEFIDDAKKLTDPSKGQWGYVLPTLWPQQFLFPTLIYQQGGDLADAQGNPTLNTPQAKKALDFLKSLIFEQKVSPEKVAQDGEVKLFLQNKNAIQFNGPWMKDQWDKAKINYGVAPVPVFFDKPGVYGSSHNFVIPAAETDQTKLDGIGDFLKYVSGHSIDWANSGQAVASKAVLASDAFKQLTQQQTEVAKEFDYVHFAPAVPNWGAYTGELWKQINLVLLNNSDSQKALDDAQAKAEQAAAANK from the coding sequence ATGGCAGCGTTGAAACGGGTTCATCTATTATCTGTATCGGCCGTATTGGCTTTAAGCGCCGCTCTGGCGGGATGCGGCTCCTCCGGAAATTCCGGAAATGCCGCGAATTCGGGGGCGCCCTCCGATTCGGCAGCGCCCGCCGCGGACGCTTCCGCCGGCAAAAAAACGGAGCTGGTTTTCTGGTCGCCGTTCTCCGGCCCGGACGGCCCGTTCATGAAAAGCATCGTCGACGCGTACAACAAGCAGTCCGACAAATACGAAGTGAAGTTCCAGATCCAGCCGAACGGCGACTATTACAAGCTGCTTGACAATGCCTTCAGCACCAAGAAGAACATGCCGGACTTCATGATCATGCATGTCGACAACATTCCGACCTATACGAGCAAAAACCTGCTTCAGCCGGTTGACGACGTGGCGGCAAAAGCCGGCATCCAGAAGAGCGATTTCGTCGAGGCGCCAGTGAACTATGAGACGATTAACGGCAAATGGATGGGCATTCCGCTCGACATTCACCCGCTCATCATGTACTACAACAAGGATCTATTCAAGGCTGCGGGCATCGATCATCCGCCCGCTACGATGCAGGAGTTTATCGACGACGCCAAGAAGCTGACCGATCCCTCGAAGGGTCAGTGGGGCTATGTGCTGCCGACGCTGTGGCCGCAGCAGTTCCTGTTCCCGACGCTCATTTATCAGCAGGGCGGAGATCTGGCGGACGCACAGGGCAACCCGACGCTGAATACGCCGCAGGCGAAAAAGGCGCTCGATTTTCTGAAAAGCCTGATCTTCGAGCAAAAGGTATCGCCGGAGAAAGTGGCGCAGGACGGCGAAGTGAAGCTGTTCCTGCAGAACAAGAACGCGATCCAGTTCAACGGCCCGTGGATGAAGGACCAATGGGATAAAGCGAAAATTAACTACGGCGTAGCGCCGGTACCGGTCTTCTTCGACAAGCCGGGCGTATACGGCAGCTCCCATAACTTCGTGATCCCGGCGGCCGAGACGGACCAGACGAAGCTGGACGGCATCGGCGATTTCCTGAAATATGTTTCCGGCCATTCGATCGACTGGGCGAATTCGGGACAAGCCGTCGCATCCAAAGCCGTATTGGCCAGCGACGCGTTCAAGCAGCTGACCCAGCAGCAGACCGAAGTGGCCAAGGAATTCGATTACGTCCATTTCGCGCCGGCCGTTCCGAACTGGGGCGCTTACACCGGCGAGCTGTGGAAGCAAATCAACCTTGTGCTGCTGAACAACAGCGATTCGCAGAAGGCGCTTGACGACGCGCAGGCGAAAGCGGAGCAGGCGGCGGCAGCCAATAAATAA
- a CDS encoding sugar phosphate isomerase/epimerase family protein codes for MKTALSIWSCHKYIQNGTWTNADFIDFAKSIGAEGVELLSMFWKPDADIPAVEAALERTGLALACFGACNNLAVSDAAKREEQVQDIVRSTDMAVRFGAPVVRVFAGDLHAGVDYEQAKAWIIEGLSRGAAYAEERGVTLCLENHGLLAGKIGQVRDIIDSVGSPALRSTFDMGNFLLVGEQPADAAEQLAPLIGHVHVKDFKQTDEGGYKSLSGDRYIGTVPGEGDVGAAALLARFKASGYEGWLSVEYEGSDEQRDGSARAVRFVNEHR; via the coding sequence ATGAAAACCGCATTAAGCATATGGAGCTGTCACAAATATATCCAGAACGGCACCTGGACAAACGCCGATTTTATCGATTTCGCCAAGTCGATCGGGGCCGAAGGCGTCGAGCTGCTCAGCATGTTCTGGAAGCCGGACGCCGACATTCCCGCGGTCGAGGCGGCGCTTGAGCGGACCGGCCTTGCGCTCGCCTGCTTCGGGGCGTGCAACAATTTGGCAGTCTCCGACGCGGCTAAACGCGAGGAGCAGGTGCAGGACATCGTCCGCTCGACGGATATGGCCGTCCGTTTCGGCGCCCCGGTCGTGCGCGTATTTGCCGGCGATCTGCACGCCGGCGTCGACTATGAACAGGCAAAAGCGTGGATTATCGAAGGGCTGAGCCGGGGAGCGGCTTATGCCGAAGAGCGCGGCGTTACGCTGTGCCTCGAAAATCACGGACTGCTGGCCGGCAAAATCGGCCAGGTACGGGACATTATCGACTCCGTGGGCTCGCCCGCGCTGCGCAGCACGTTCGACATGGGCAATTTCCTGCTCGTCGGCGAGCAGCCGGCCGATGCCGCGGAGCAGCTCGCGCCGCTTATCGGCCACGTCCACGTGAAAGACTTCAAGCAGACGGATGAGGGCGGCTACAAGTCGCTCTCCGGCGATCGTTATATCGGCACCGTGCCCGGCGAAGGCGACGTCGGCGCGGCCGCGCTGCTGGCCCGCTTCAAGGCGTCGGGCTACGAAGGCTGGCTTTCCGTCGAATACGAAGGCAGCGACGAGCAGCGCGACGGCTCCGCCCGCGCCGTCCGCTTCGTGAACGAGCACCGCTGA